In the genome of Streptomyces pactum, one region contains:
- a CDS encoding glycoside hydrolase family 6 protein, whose translation MAQKGKRKFTARPWVTVVTALLAVLPPAACSAGGAEPPGPGDALWVDPESRAAREVRRYEAQGRDTDAELLSRIADEPVAEWIGQAPRERARAVTVRAARDGRVPVLVAYHIPYRDCGNHSAGGARGPDDYRVWIRELAAGIGHRPAIVVLEPDAVAQVVDGCVPAAMRDERLAMLKDAVLTLSRLPATRVYLDAGNAGWIQDVRALVAALRRGGVGYADGFALNVSNFQPTAATRRYGHRLARALGGAHFVIDTSRNGNGPVTVARGAAGKPGTGGHEGHWCNPSGRALGEPPTTRTGDPLVDAYLWVKRPGESDGTCNGGPPAGAWWREYALELARNSDARSGGRPR comes from the coding sequence ATGGCCCAGAAAGGTAAGAGGAAATTCACGGCGCGGCCCTGGGTGACGGTGGTCACCGCTCTGCTGGCCGTCCTCCCGCCGGCCGCCTGTTCCGCCGGAGGCGCCGAACCGCCGGGCCCCGGGGACGCGTTGTGGGTCGATCCGGAAAGCCGGGCCGCCCGTGAGGTCCGCCGGTACGAGGCGCAGGGCCGGGACACCGACGCGGAGCTGCTGAGCCGGATCGCCGACGAGCCGGTGGCCGAGTGGATCGGCCAGGCCCCCCGGGAGCGGGCCCGCGCCGTCACCGTCCGCGCCGCCCGGGACGGCAGGGTCCCGGTGCTGGTCGCCTACCACATCCCGTACCGGGACTGCGGGAACCACTCCGCGGGCGGCGCGCGGGGCCCGGACGACTACCGGGTGTGGATCCGGGAACTGGCGGCCGGGATCGGCCACCGGCCGGCGATCGTGGTGCTGGAACCGGACGCGGTGGCCCAGGTGGTGGACGGGTGCGTACCGGCCGCGATGCGCGACGAACGGCTGGCGATGCTCAAGGACGCGGTGCTCACCCTCTCCCGGCTGCCCGCCACCCGGGTCTACCTGGACGCCGGGAACGCCGGCTGGATCCAGGACGTGCGGGCGCTGGTGGCGGCGCTGCGCCGCGGTGGCGTCGGGTACGCCGACGGCTTCGCGCTCAACGTGTCCAACTTCCAGCCCACCGCCGCCACCCGCCGGTACGGGCACCGGCTCGCCCGGGCGCTGGGCGGCGCGCACTTCGTGATCGACACCAGCCGCAACGGCAACGGCCCGGTGACGGTGGCCCGGGGCGCCGCCGGGAAGCCGGGGACCGGCGGCCACGAAGGGCACTGGTGCAACCCGTCCGGCCGCGCGCTGGGTGAGCCGCCCACCACCCGCACGGGCGATCCGCTGGTGGACGCGTATCTGTGGGTCAAGCGGCCCGGGGAGTCGGACGGCACCTGCAACGGCGGCCCCCCGGCCGGCGCCTGGTGGCGGGAGTACGCCCTGGAGCTGGCCCGCAACAGCGACGCCCGGTCCGGCGGCCGCCCCCGCTGA
- a CDS encoding NUDIX hydrolase yields the protein MTPERPLAADELLDIVDEDDRVVGRAPRGEATARRLRHRCAFVLARDGAGRIFVHRRTARKLVFPSRYDMFVGGVVGAGESYDRAALREAEEELGVSGLPAPEPLFRFRYETPEHAWWSAVYQVRCDLPVNPQREEVAWHAFLTPEELERRLTGWEWVPDGLDAYRRLLALHGGALPPLPAGPATG from the coding sequence ATGACACCGGAGCGGCCCCTCGCGGCGGACGAACTGCTGGACATCGTGGACGAGGACGACCGGGTGGTGGGCCGGGCGCCGCGCGGCGAGGCGACGGCGCGCCGGCTGCGGCACCGCTGTGCGTTCGTGCTGGCGCGGGACGGCGCGGGGCGGATCTTCGTGCACCGGCGGACCGCGCGGAAGCTGGTCTTCCCCTCTCGGTACGACATGTTCGTCGGGGGTGTGGTCGGCGCCGGCGAGTCCTACGACCGGGCGGCGCTGCGCGAGGCGGAGGAGGAGCTGGGCGTGTCCGGGCTGCCCGCCCCCGAGCCGCTGTTCCGCTTCCGTTACGAGACACCTGAGCACGCCTGGTGGAGCGCGGTCTACCAGGTGCGCTGCGATCTGCCGGTGAACCCGCAGCGGGAGGAGGTCGCCTGGCACGCCTTCCTCACCCCCGAGGAGCTGGAGCGGCGGCTCACCGGGTGGGAGTGGGTGCCGGACGGCCTGGACGCGTACCGGCGGCTGCTCGCCCTGCACGGCGGTGCCCTGCCGCCGCTGCCCGCCGGGCCCGCGACGGGCTGA
- a CDS encoding chaplin — translation MNRIVRAAGITAAGCLLVAGGAGVAQAHGDHGHHGQKGHHSHQGGNHGKSQGKSHKQGGKKQGGKKEEGKKEGGGHREEGYGGHREEGYGGYGGGYGAYASAVAFGSPGVLSGNVVQVPIDIPLNICGNSINILAAFNPTFGNVCINK, via the coding sequence ATGAACCGCATTGTCAGGGCCGCGGGTATCACCGCCGCCGGATGCCTGCTCGTCGCCGGTGGTGCCGGAGTCGCCCAGGCGCACGGTGACCACGGCCACCACGGTCAGAAGGGTCACCACAGCCACCAGGGCGGCAACCACGGGAAGTCGCAGGGCAAGTCCCACAAGCAGGGTGGCAAGAAGCAGGGCGGCAAGAAGGAGGAGGGCAAGAAGGAGGGTGGCGGCCACCGCGAGGAAGGTTACGGCGGCCACCGCGAGGAGGGTTACGGCGGTTACGGCGGCGGTTACGGCGCCTACGCCTCGGCCGTGGCCTTCGGCTCCCCCGGTGTGCTGAGCGGGAATGTCGTCCAGGTCCCCATCGACATTCCGCTGAACATCTGCGGCAACAGCATCAACATCCTCGCGGCGTTCAACCCGACGTTCGGGAACGTCTGCATCAACAAGTGA
- a CDS encoding TetR/AcrR family transcriptional regulator: METAELTTRVLDAAEALFYRRGVQSVGMDAVRGAAQVSLKRLYQLFPSKEALVRAYLLRRDERWRADLARHVERRPAGTGRVLAVFDRLDVWFREPDFRGCAFINSFGELGATSEPVAEAARAHQRAVRAYLEHLVTEAGLPAAVAAPLFLLVQGAITAAAVGGGPEPARQAEEAARTLLAAAAAGGPPPTAADHRPVAEPAGHDRPADRLTG; the protein is encoded by the coding sequence ATGGAGACGGCGGAACTGACCACACGGGTGCTGGACGCCGCGGAGGCGCTGTTCTACCGGCGCGGGGTGCAGAGCGTGGGCATGGACGCCGTCCGCGGCGCCGCCCAGGTGTCGCTCAAGCGCCTCTACCAGCTCTTCCCGTCCAAGGAGGCGCTGGTGAGGGCGTATCTGTTGCGGCGCGACGAGCGCTGGCGGGCCGACCTGGCCCGGCACGTCGAGCGCCGGCCCGCGGGCACCGGGCGGGTGCTGGCGGTCTTCGACCGGCTGGACGTCTGGTTCCGGGAACCGGACTTCCGCGGCTGCGCCTTCATCAACTCCTTCGGCGAGCTGGGCGCCACCAGCGAGCCGGTGGCCGAGGCCGCCCGCGCCCACCAGCGGGCCGTCCGGGCGTATCTGGAGCACCTGGTCACCGAGGCGGGGCTGCCCGCCGCCGTGGCCGCCCCGCTGTTCCTGCTGGTGCAGGGGGCCATCACCGCCGCCGCGGTCGGCGGCGGCCCGGAGCCCGCCCGCCAGGCCGAGGAGGCCGCCCGTACCCTGCTCGCCGCCGCGGCGGCCGGTGGTCCGCCGCCGACCGCGGCGGACCACCGGCCGGTCGCGGAGCCGGCCGGCCACGATCGACCGGCTGACCGGCTGACCGGCTGA
- a CDS encoding glycosyltransferase family 2 protein gives MTSPSSVNESVEEASGRAGRGYDYERYSRLAGPLTEPRPGPDGVHRVRYRNLLAQQPHRIRATLLLCAAPLCSAVLLVWLLQPEHWVHRDGVAGWERACDVVMLVSIALIESFRLFTVVSNAHATLRACDPVPVTAEPGTRVAFLTSFVPGKEPLEMVRATLEGAMRLRHDGELDVWLLDEGDDDEVKELCARLGVHHFSRKGVVRWNQPSGPFRARTKHGNYNAWLDAHGDSYEFMACVDTDHIPLPNFLERMLGYFRDPDVAFVVGPQVYGNYDTPVTKAAESQQFLFHALIQRAGNAYGGAMFVGTNNAVRVAAIRSIGGLYDSITEDMATGFELHRHRNPATGRKWVSVYTPDVLAVGEGPSAWTDFFTQQLRWSRGTYETVLKQFWRGAWQLPPGKFLNYGLMVAYYPMTALNWVLSAVSCMLFLVVGAAGVHISPEVWLMLYGDAAALQIGLYVWNRRHNVSPHEPEGSSGAAGMLLSALSAPIYAKSLGDAVLRRKSRFVVTPKGDSASPDRLATFRIHLVWAVVFGGSIVASLIMDHTHAAMLGWASLALVLSLCPVAVWHAERLRTARPRPPATPELPPARAAGDTAPAPSGTPQDRAGAVQDRAGGPLRETAAVATAADGPAEAAAGPADGPADGTGRAPRPAGPAEAAAETGQNPVCTS, from the coding sequence ATGACGTCGCCGAGCTCTGTCAACGAATCGGTCGAGGAGGCCTCGGGGAGAGCCGGGCGCGGCTACGACTACGAGCGCTACAGCCGGCTGGCCGGTCCGCTGACCGAACCGCGACCGGGGCCGGACGGCGTCCACCGGGTGAGGTACCGCAATCTGCTGGCCCAGCAGCCGCACCGGATCCGCGCCACCCTGCTGCTGTGTGCCGCGCCGCTGTGCTCGGCGGTCCTGCTGGTCTGGCTGCTCCAGCCGGAGCACTGGGTGCACCGGGACGGGGTGGCCGGCTGGGAACGGGCCTGCGACGTGGTCATGCTGGTGTCGATCGCGCTCATCGAATCGTTCCGCCTGTTCACCGTCGTCTCCAACGCGCACGCCACCCTGCGGGCGTGCGACCCGGTGCCGGTGACCGCCGAACCGGGCACCCGGGTGGCCTTCCTGACCAGCTTCGTCCCGGGCAAGGAGCCGCTGGAGATGGTCCGGGCCACCCTGGAGGGGGCGATGCGGCTGCGGCACGACGGCGAGCTGGACGTCTGGCTGCTGGACGAGGGGGACGACGACGAGGTCAAGGAACTGTGCGCGCGGCTGGGCGTCCACCACTTCTCCCGCAAGGGGGTGGTGAGGTGGAACCAGCCGAGCGGGCCGTTCCGCGCCCGGACCAAGCACGGCAACTACAACGCCTGGCTGGACGCGCACGGCGACTCGTACGAGTTCATGGCCTGCGTGGACACCGACCACATCCCGCTGCCGAACTTTCTGGAGCGCATGCTCGGTTACTTCCGGGACCCGGATGTGGCGTTCGTGGTGGGACCGCAGGTCTACGGAAATTACGACACGCCGGTCACCAAGGCCGCGGAGAGCCAGCAATTCCTCTTCCACGCCCTCATCCAGCGCGCCGGTAACGCTTATGGCGGAGCGATGTTCGTCGGCACCAACAACGCCGTTCGGGTGGCCGCCATTCGCAGTATCGGCGGACTCTACGACTCCATCACCGAGGACATGGCGACCGGATTCGAGCTCCATCGCCATCGCAATCCGGCGACCGGGCGGAAATGGGTGTCGGTCTACACCCCCGACGTGCTCGCCGTCGGCGAGGGGCCCAGTGCCTGGACGGATTTCTTCACCCAGCAGCTGCGCTGGTCCCGGGGCACCTACGAGACGGTGCTCAAGCAGTTCTGGCGGGGGGCGTGGCAGCTGCCGCCGGGAAAGTTCCTCAATTACGGGCTGATGGTCGCCTACTACCCGATGACCGCGCTGAACTGGGTGCTCTCGGCCGTCTCCTGCATGCTCTTCCTCGTGGTCGGCGCCGCCGGGGTGCACATCTCGCCCGAGGTGTGGCTGATGCTCTACGGCGACGCGGCGGCGCTCCAGATCGGCCTGTACGTGTGGAACCGGCGGCACAACGTCAGTCCGCACGAGCCGGAGGGGTCCTCGGGCGCGGCCGGGATGCTGCTGTCCGCGCTCTCCGCCCCCATCTACGCCAAGTCGCTCGGTGACGCGGTGCTGCGCCGCAAGAGCCGCTTCGTGGTGACGCCCAAGGGCGACTCCGCCAGCCCCGACCGGCTCGCCACGTTCCGCATCCACCTGGTGTGGGCGGTGGTCTTCGGCGGCTCGATCGTCGCCTCGCTGATCATGGACCACACCCACGCGGCGATGCTGGGATGGGCGTCGCTGGCCCTGGTGCTGAGCCTGTGCCCGGTCGCGGTCTGGCACGCCGAACGGCTCCGGACGGCCCGGCCGCGGCCACCGGCCACCCCGGAGCTGCCGCCCGCCCGGGCCGCGGGGGACACCGCCCCGGCCCCGTCCGGGACGCCGCAGGACCGGGCCGGGGCGGTGCAGGACCGGGCGGGCGGGCCGCTCCGGGAGACCGCCGCGGTGGCGACGGCCGCGGACGGCCCGGCGGAGGCGGCAGCCGGACCGGCGGACGGCCCGGCGGACGGGACGGGGCGCGCCCCGCGCCCGGCCGGGCCGGCGGAGGCGGCCGCGGAGACCGGACAGAACCCGGTGTGCACCAGCTGA
- a CDS encoding chitinase C-terminal domain-containing protein: MLATLPATASSTGTQATDQSACRPDGLYTTPGVDVPYCSVYDTEGREMMGADHQRRVIGYFTGWRTGKDGTPAYLASDIPWDKVTHINYAFAHVDGANKLSVGGGADNPATGMTWPGVAGAEMDPALPYKGHFNLLNKFKKQHPNVKTLISVGGWAETGGYFDDSGKRVDSGGFYSMATNADGSVNQAGINTFADSAVSFIRQYGFNGVDIDYEYPTSMKDAGNPLDWKIANARRAGLNKGYDALMKTLREKLDRAGAADGKHYLLSVAAPSSGYLLRGMETYQTTKYLDYVNIMSYDLHGAWNEHVGPNAALYDDGKDGELAKAGVYTTAQYGGIGYLNGDWAYHYFRGSMPAGRINLGLPYYTRGWKNVTGGTDGLWGTAKASICPAGSGLTSCGDGAVGIDNLWHDKDDNGKESPAGSNPMWHAKNLEKGVVGDYLDDYGFPAGTKLTGTYTRKYNSTLVAPWLWNAEKKVFLSTEDEQSVAAKAKYVVDKGLGGTMVWELAGDYAWNAGKGQYEPGQTLTTTMYEAFKSAPAYGAKRATTDLPQEVVDVDVSFREFPLGDSNYPISPKLRITNNSGATLPGGTEFQFDYATSAPGNAKDQSGWGLKVIRSDHTAANNVGGLKGDYHRVSVKLPAWQSLAPGASTDIDFVYYMPVSTPSNWTVTTGGKTYGLAGDFTRGAKVVKPGDGGGTTPPDPGTCTAPAWSPTAVYTGGSTVSWSNHSWKARWWTQGEQPGSGSGVWQDLGAC; the protein is encoded by the coding sequence ATGCTCGCCACCCTTCCCGCGACGGCCTCGTCCACCGGGACCCAGGCCACGGACCAGTCCGCGTGCCGCCCCGACGGGCTGTACACCACGCCCGGCGTGGACGTCCCCTACTGCTCGGTCTACGACACCGAGGGCCGCGAGATGATGGGCGCCGACCACCAGCGCCGGGTCATCGGCTACTTCACCGGCTGGCGGACCGGCAAGGACGGCACGCCCGCCTACCTCGCGTCCGACATCCCCTGGGACAAGGTCACCCACATCAACTACGCCTTCGCGCACGTGGACGGGGCCAACAAGCTCTCCGTCGGCGGCGGTGCGGACAACCCGGCCACCGGGATGACCTGGCCCGGCGTGGCGGGTGCCGAGATGGACCCGGCACTGCCCTACAAGGGGCACTTCAACCTGCTGAACAAGTTCAAGAAGCAGCACCCGAACGTCAAGACGCTGATCTCGGTGGGCGGCTGGGCCGAGACCGGCGGCTACTTCGACGACAGCGGCAAGCGGGTGGACTCCGGCGGCTTCTACTCGATGGCCACCAACGCCGACGGCTCGGTCAACCAGGCCGGCATCAACACCTTCGCCGACTCCGCGGTCTCCTTCATCCGGCAGTACGGCTTCAACGGCGTGGACATCGACTACGAGTACCCCACGTCGATGAAGGACGCCGGCAACCCGCTGGACTGGAAGATCGCCAACGCCCGCCGGGCCGGCCTGAACAAGGGCTACGACGCCCTGATGAAGACGCTGCGGGAGAAGCTGGACCGGGCGGGCGCGGCGGACGGCAAGCACTACCTGCTCTCGGTGGCGGCGCCGTCCTCCGGCTACCTGCTGCGCGGCATGGAGACGTACCAGACCACGAAGTACCTGGACTACGTCAACATCATGTCCTACGACCTGCACGGCGCCTGGAACGAGCACGTCGGCCCCAACGCCGCGCTGTACGACGACGGCAAGGACGGCGAGCTGGCCAAGGCGGGCGTCTACACCACCGCCCAGTACGGCGGCATCGGCTACCTCAACGGCGACTGGGCCTACCACTACTTCCGCGGTTCGATGCCCGCCGGGCGGATCAACCTCGGGCTGCCGTACTACACCCGCGGCTGGAAGAACGTCACCGGCGGCACCGACGGCCTGTGGGGCACCGCCAAGGCGTCCATCTGTCCGGCCGGCTCCGGGCTGACCAGTTGCGGTGACGGCGCCGTGGGCATCGACAACCTGTGGCACGACAAGGACGACAACGGCAAGGAGTCGCCGGCCGGCTCCAACCCGATGTGGCACGCCAAGAACCTGGAGAAGGGCGTCGTCGGCGACTACCTGGACGACTACGGGTTCCCGGCCGGCACCAAGCTGACCGGCACCTACACCCGCAAGTACAACTCCACGCTGGTCGCACCGTGGCTGTGGAACGCCGAGAAGAAGGTGTTCCTGTCCACCGAGGACGAGCAGTCGGTGGCGGCCAAGGCCAAGTACGTCGTGGACAAGGGCCTGGGCGGCACCATGGTGTGGGAGCTGGCGGGCGACTACGCGTGGAACGCCGGCAAGGGGCAGTACGAGCCCGGCCAGACGCTGACCACCACCATGTACGAGGCGTTCAAGTCGGCCCCGGCGTACGGCGCCAAGCGCGCCACCACCGACCTCCCGCAGGAGGTCGTGGACGTCGACGTCAGCTTCCGGGAGTTCCCGCTCGGCGACTCCAACTACCCGATCAGCCCCAAGCTGCGCATCACGAACAACAGCGGGGCCACCCTGCCCGGCGGTACGGAGTTCCAGTTCGACTACGCCACCTCCGCGCCCGGCAACGCCAAGGACCAGTCCGGCTGGGGCCTGAAGGTGATCCGCAGCGACCACACGGCCGCGAACAACGTCGGCGGCCTGAAGGGCGACTACCACCGCGTCTCGGTGAAGCTCCCGGCCTGGCAGTCGCTGGCCCCCGGCGCCTCGACGGACATCGACTTCGTCTACTACATGCCGGTGTCCACCCCGTCGAACTGGACGGTGACCACGGGCGGCAAGACCTACGGGCTCGCCGGGGACTTCACCCGGGGCGCCAAGGTCGTCAAGCCGGGTGACGGCGGTGGCACCACCCCGCCCGACCCGGGCACCTGCACCGCTCCGGCCTGGAGCCCGACGGCCGTCTACACCGGCGGTTCCACCGTCTCCTGGTCCAACCACAGCTGGAAGGCGCGCTGGTGGACGCAGGGCGAGCAGCCCGGCAGCGGATCGGGCGTCTGGCAGGACCTCGGGGCCTGCTGA
- a CDS encoding MFS transporter produces MALELARHPAPGPDGGTIGPAAAFVRTSWRDRSLRGAAQAGLVNNLNDGLTWGVFPLLFTEHGLGLATVGVVKGLYPILWGIGQIPAGHLADRIGRRPLVVTGMLVQSAGLVLAAALLDTPLLVGVLSAVALGAGTALVHPALIASVPDHAHPAWRANALGTYRFWRVIGYAAGALAAGLLADTLGLRVTIVAAAVLTAGSGLLAARWITDPARA; encoded by the coding sequence GTGGCGCTGGAACTCGCCCGGCACCCCGCGCCGGGGCCGGACGGCGGGACCATCGGTCCGGCGGCGGCGTTCGTCCGCACGTCCTGGCGCGACCGCTCCCTGCGCGGCGCCGCCCAGGCCGGCCTGGTCAACAACCTCAACGACGGCCTGACCTGGGGCGTCTTCCCACTGCTGTTCACCGAGCACGGCCTCGGGCTCGCCACGGTCGGGGTCGTCAAGGGGCTGTACCCCATCCTCTGGGGGATCGGCCAGATACCCGCCGGACACCTCGCCGACCGCATCGGCCGCAGGCCCCTCGTCGTCACCGGCATGCTCGTCCAGTCCGCCGGCCTCGTCCTCGCGGCGGCCCTGCTGGACACGCCCCTGCTCGTCGGCGTCCTGTCCGCCGTCGCCCTGGGAGCCGGGACCGCCCTGGTCCACCCCGCCCTCATCGCCTCCGTCCCCGACCACGCCCACCCCGCCTGGCGCGCCAACGCCCTGGGCACGTACCGGTTCTGGCGCGTCATCGGCTACGCCGCCGGCGCCCTGGCCGCCGGACTCCTCGCCGACACCCTGGGCCTGCGCGTCACGATCGTCGCCGCCGCGGTCCTCACCGCCGGTTCGGGCCTCCTCGCCGCCCGCTGGATCACCGACCCCGCGAGGGCCTGA
- a CDS encoding nuclear transport factor 2 family protein has translation MTERTGTGTATGDEAGIRPPLPPFTAHTAEQKVRAAEAAWNTRDPERVAAAYTEDSEWRNRDVFLTGRAAIVAFLREKWARELDYRLRKELWAYGDDRIAVRFEYEWHDDRGRWFRSYGNENWEFAANGLMARRYASINDVPISAADRRIAG, from the coding sequence ATGACCGAGCGGACCGGCACCGGGACGGCCACCGGGGACGAGGCGGGCATCCGGCCGCCGCTGCCGCCGTTCACCGCGCACACCGCCGAGCAGAAGGTCCGTGCCGCCGAGGCCGCGTGGAACACCCGGGACCCCGAGCGGGTGGCGGCGGCCTACACGGAGGACTCCGAGTGGCGCAACCGCGACGTGTTCCTCACCGGGCGGGCGGCCATCGTGGCGTTCCTGCGCGAGAAGTGGGCCCGGGAACTGGATTACCGGCTGCGCAAGGAGCTGTGGGCGTACGGCGACGACCGGATCGCGGTGCGGTTCGAGTACGAGTGGCACGACGACCGGGGCCGGTGGTTCCGCTCCTACGGCAACGAGAACTGGGAGTTCGCCGCGAACGGGCTGATGGCCCGCCGGTACGCCTCGATCAACGACGTGCCGATCAGCGCGGCGGACCGGCGGATCGCCGGCTGA
- a CDS encoding (2Fe-2S) ferredoxin domain-containing protein, which yields MTSDSSTPCRVTVCRGCCCGDPRKIPGVDHAGQLPRLRAALGRAAQVRASDCLDVCDQANVMVVQPSAAGRAAGGRPVWLGLVNDDEALADIAAWIHAGGPGLAEPPGVLDLYAFTVSRRVRAALED from the coding sequence GTGACCAGCGACTCCTCCACGCCCTGCCGGGTGACCGTGTGCCGCGGCTGCTGCTGCGGCGATCCGCGGAAGATACCCGGCGTCGACCACGCCGGGCAGCTCCCCCGGCTCCGCGCCGCGCTGGGCCGCGCCGCCCAGGTGCGCGCCTCGGACTGCCTGGACGTGTGCGACCAGGCCAATGTGATGGTGGTGCAGCCCTCCGCCGCGGGCCGGGCGGCCGGCGGCCGACCGGTCTGGCTGGGGCTGGTCAACGACGACGAGGCGCTGGCGGACATCGCGGCGTGGATACACGCCGGCGGGCCGGGCCTGGCCGAACCGCCGGGGGTGCTGGACCTGTACGCGTTCACCGTCTCCCGCCGGGTGCGGGCGGCGCTGGAGGACTGA
- a CDS encoding MFS transporter yields the protein MRTTPATTAPVSGTRRPVRLGLRENRLQFSLLVVVNVAVGGLVGLERTTVPLIGTEIFGLTSDLAVFSFIAAFDISKALTNVAAGALTARFRRERLLLAGWLLGVPVPFDLVWAPSWGWIVAANVLLGVNQGLTWSMTVNMKIDLVGPARRGLATGLNEAAGYTAVGGTALLTG from the coding sequence GTGCGCACCACACCCGCGACCACCGCGCCGGTCTCCGGCACCCGCCGCCCGGTGCGCCTGGGGCTGCGGGAGAACCGGCTCCAGTTCTCCCTGCTCGTCGTCGTCAACGTGGCCGTGGGCGGCCTGGTGGGCCTGGAGCGCACCACCGTGCCGCTCATCGGCACCGAGATCTTCGGCCTCACCAGCGACCTGGCGGTCTTCTCGTTCATCGCGGCGTTCGACATCAGCAAGGCGCTGACCAACGTGGCGGCCGGCGCCCTGACCGCCCGGTTCCGCCGCGAACGGCTGCTCCTCGCCGGCTGGCTCCTCGGCGTGCCCGTCCCTTTCGACCTGGTCTGGGCGCCCTCCTGGGGGTGGATCGTGGCGGCCAACGTCCTGCTCGGCGTCAACCAGGGGCTGACCTGGTCGATGACGGTCAACATGAAGATCGACCTCGTGGGGCCCGCCCGGCGGGGGCTCGCCACCGGGCTCAACGAGGCCGCCGGTTACACCGCCGTCGGCGGCACCGCGCTGCTCACCGGTTAG